In Brassica napus cultivar Da-Ae chromosome A3, Da-Ae, whole genome shotgun sequence, the sequence AGAGAGCTTCACACGATCAGAGATTATACATGCACCAATGacgcaaaatacaaaggcggataaCTTAGCACGCAGTATCAGGAAACaaacgtctttcgtcgttcacattgATCAGTATCTCCCAgtgtggtttacagagtcaatatgaaaCTGTaatgttgttgacaaaaaaatatatataaagtttcatataaattttaataaattttatcatatttaaaaatatagtatttttttattttgttacagaatttattttctaaatttactGATACTACTGACATAActtctattttattaagactacacaatattattaaaacaatttatattaacaatatttctaaacatatcTTCTCGTCTTCTTtataatgaataaaatttatgtatGTTATTGGAATAACTAGTATTAAAAAGAGAAACAATatctttttttgtatattactATGCGTTATAgtagtatagtatatattaagttaaagttatttatgatttaaaatataagatataaaaaatagatatcATAGCTAATCACAAGAACATATTATGTTCCTCGTATGTCTGATTAAATTATACCAAAAGAAGTTAGGCCAATGAAAGTACTTTTTCGAGATTATGAAGTTAAGAAAAGAAAGTTATAACAAACAAGGTTTCCATCAGTTGGAGAATCTTGtggaatagaaaaaaaaaggcaaagAGAGCTAGAGACACAAATAGAGGGATATGGACCGTGGTTTGAATGTGGAAGTAGTTCAGGTGTTTGAATGTGTAATTTTATTGTGTGTAATCAAACTATTAAGATTATAATGTTTATTGTGTGTAATTGGACTACAAGGATTACTGAGTTTATTGTGTACAATTGAACTACTAGGATTACTTGATTTATTGTGTGTAATTTAGACTACTAAAATTACTGTATTTTATTATGTATAATTTGAAACTTCTATATATTACAAGTAGTACatatatttagcatatagatacaatatattatctattattAGACGATGTATATAGTAAATACGACTATTAAAATTATCTAGGtgattattttaaatagttttaggAATACTAGAATtcttgtccgcgctacgcgcggattgtaccttataaacttaattttatatctttattattattatttttgaaactcattttacatctttatatatttgaatattttataccattttacttttcaaaaaattaaaatgtctaAGGTAATGTGTAACATATGGTGATCGATTTGAGTTTTCGTTGTGATTTTTTTGAACTGATAAATTTcactttgttttttattttacatttatgtaATTTCTCAGCTGTTATTTTTTTGATCTGgtgttaattataaatatattgaatattttaaaataggagaaatagtatataatagtgTTTAGTAAATGTTTCATCCAAAAAATTGTATAtccatcaaatataaaatatttaaatttttgttttaatccaAATTTTTAATGCTCTTATACTTTGAAAAATAAACTGTTTTAAATTAatagtttgatttgttttttttaatttattcatatCACCATACTactgaaaacaaatatataagtttagttttattatatattttaagttatcttCTTCGCTaagattttactatttattttataacatttttggaataaattatttgtatatgtttatacattatttgatttttaaaaactatttgttTCATCATTGTTTTGTGCCAATTTGAATAAATGATTCATtaaacttttttaattatataagatttatgaggactattgatttttctttaaactGTAGAGAAATGATTCATGAGGActattgatttttctttaaactGTAGAGAAAGGATAGAGAAAAGGTATGGGAAGGTGAGGAAAAATATTGGCTGAATAAATGTGGATCATATTTAATCTCTTGAAAATTtgttgtttaaagaaaatagatTTCGTTGTAATATGATTAGAGAACGGATTTCGACTAAGGTTGGATTTTATTTAAGCTTGTTAAATGTGTAACTTTGATTGGATACAAATATTTTTGCTGATGTGGCATAGCTTAGGAGTCTTtaaattagtttcttttatatagtaaTTGTATAtccatcaaatataaaatatttaaatttttgttttaatccaAATTTTTAATGCTCTTATACTTTGAAAAATAAACTGTTTTAAATTAatagtttgatttgttttttttaatttattcatatCACCATACTactgaaaacaaatatataagtttagttttattatatattttaagttatcttCTTCGCTaagattttactatttattttataacatttttggaataaattatttgtatatgtttatacattatttgatttttaaaaactatttgttTCATCATTGTTTTGTGCCAATTTGAATAAATGATTCATtaaacttttttaattatataagatttatgaggactattgatttttctttaaactGTAGAGAAATGATTCATGAGGActattgatttttctttaaactGTAGAGAAAGGATAGAGAAAAGGTATGGGAAGGTGAGGAAAAATATTGGCTGAATAAATGTGGATCATATTTAATCTCTTGAAAATTtgttgtttaaagaaaatagatTTCGTTGTAATATGATTAGAGAACGGATTTCGACTAAGGTTGGATTTTATTTAAGCTTGTTAAATGTGTAACTTTGATTGGATACAAATATTTTTGCTGATGTGGCATAGCTTAGGAGTCTTtaaattagtttcttttatatagtagagaTTTATCATTTTCTCAAAATAGTTCCTTAACTTTCATGGTTGTTGTATAAATCGTAAGACTATAATAAGTAGAATCTATAAAAATACTTATTTCTGGTAAACTGTTTATGTAATAATCTTCTTTAGTGACATTcattgtataaaaaaaattagttttactaCAAAATATTTCATGTTCACATGGTTTTactaaaaaaacttaaaattgtCCAAAGTATTACTCACTGTAAGGTAGTATTACTATTACCTTGAAGATTACCAAGAATTACTAAGtgtgattaaaatattaaatatatgtatataacggTTGCacgtttaaataaatttttagtgctattttatctcatcatattttatatgtgttatccatttttttctttctatgtccaaattaaataaaattagtttttatttatagatactTCAAATTagtaattttcaaataaaatttaagtaaattatttaatttataataaaattttggttttaaataattacaaagatATGAAACAAAATTTCTAGAAAGTGATGTGTTGTcgataatgtttttttaaataatccgATGTATCCTGACTCCCACCGAAGTGGATCCACACTATCGGAAAGTGTCCGTAGTAGTCGACCGGAGTATGCTTGGGTCACCAAACGCTGCGGTGTCTGGATGTTAAATTTTATCTCCAGTGGCCAGCGGGATTCGAactgtttacttttttttggcATTCAACTAGTGTTGAATATTCAATTCCATTTAATCTATATacgtattttttttataatttaactaTCTTTTACAATCGATTCAACTGTTTATTCAACACTCTGTTGTAAATAGTCTAAATCAAAACGAGAAGGAAAATCacaaatgagaaaaaaattcaaaattatgaaaTGAAGATGTCAATTTCAAAGTGTAGGGGAGAAAAGTAAAAGCACAAGTGCTGAAAATATAAGTTGATTTGTGGTGTATTAGTTGCTCACGACTATTTCCAAATTATTTACTCaagtaaattaataaataaaaaatagaaaagaaaaatatttgtgatCCTTGTTTCCTTTCGTTTCTTCTTTGTATAATCTCGAAGAAAGCTATGAAATTTTCCGAAACGGTCTCTCcaaatttctttaattttaaatcaaaatcaaatcccTTTTCAGTTTCTGTAACTAGGAAATGTGAAGAGTCTTTACAGTCAAAAGAGGGTGAAACCTTTAATCGATACATGTCTTAATAGTTTTAACACACACACTCTGTTTTTTGTCTTTTCACTATCCCTGATCAAAGCGAAAATCGGCGGAtcgaaaacaaaatttttcgtACAAGAGATTCTTGTCTACCAAAAACTTACTCTTCATGTTCCTATCATGTACTATATAGAATCAGCAGCTATTCCTTCTATTTCAGTTTCTTCAGCTCTCTTtcttttgtaaaagaaaatgtCCAAAGAGATCTTCAAGAAGTTCATTGGAACAGTTCTAGTAGACATGGATAAATCACTGGCTGCAAATCTTAGTGATGGAGAAATGTGCTTCTGAGATAAATTACGTTCAGTAGAAGAGGTTTGAGTGGAAGAGTCTTGGATACGTTGGAGCCAAAGGAATAGCTGAACATCTTCGGGAGAAGCATCTGATGTTTCTCATGAAAGATAATCGTCAGAAACAGAAAGGAAAGAAGATGAGGAAAACAGAGCCAATCCACTTCAGGAGATGCCGCCACTGCAGACGCCACCGACGATGACTCCACTACCGGAGCCGCTGCCGCCATAGGAGACTGGAGTAGCCGGAGACGCTTCTGTCTCTGAAAAATGAGAAAGACAGCGAGAGAAAAGATCGAAGAAGAAAATTGAACTAGCTTAAAGAATTTGGAACGAGGAGGAAGATGACCAAAGGACCCACGACCaagaaaaagataatttttaaagttttttttcttttttatttattttaaattatgtatggGTGGGTGATCAGAAATTGTTATGGTTGGATTAGTAATAACACTGATTTATTAGGGGTGTCAAGGTCTTTAGccatatttttcattataagaaaatcaaaaagaaaatatcttctctattaaaagagaagtaccatttttatctaacATGAAAAAGTCATACTAGCCTTATTAGGtccatttcattaattatatttatttaattatttatattaatattaaatatataaagatattaataataaattaattttaactgtaaatataaattttatttttagttataacaaaatcttgagaaaaaatctaacaaatctttctaaaaatttaaaatattttatttaaattaataccattgattaatttcgtaattaataatatatactattatacattaatttaaacaagattttattataaaataaataaaataaaagtgtatgctattttcaaattttataattatattctatatcttctttattaaaagaaataccatAAAAAATTCATACTAGGTCTATTTCATCAATTacatctatttgattatttaagttaatctatttaatatataacatttctaaaaaatcttataaattatatagataataataaataaattttaacagtaaatttaaattttatttttacttacaaacaaaatatgttggaaaaaaatctaacaaaatcttaataaaattttaaaacatttttaaattaatgcagcgattgatttcataattaataatatagtagtattataatctatttacttataaaatcccacaatatactaaaataaataacatagatataaattattctaagaaaatatcagttctatagtataactaaataaaattttaaaatgtattgtatttagtctgtaaaaactaaaaaaaaaatgaaggagattctcaatttttttatttcatactatgaatttattttaccaaactcaaaaatatattaatatataatacaattaataataaagttaaatgtataaaacaaaccattatacattaataatatcggataagaaacataaccaatgacattatagatttacacaatatataacattaaatgtaaattatatttttgaaagttttgcgatggtatctgttatatatttataaaatgaaaatctacCCACACGGATGTGGGGATGAAAATCTAGTATTTTGTTAAGGGGAGAAAGGAGAATCTTTGAAGAGGGCTTGGGCATTTTGAATTAAAGTCCAAAATACTATcatcttattattatttcaagAACCATGTTCTGTTTTTAACACTTCCATTCTAAACATCATTACCAAACTAAGGAATAACAAAACCACAAAGGTTAGTCATCTTGCTTATGCTTCTTCTAATGCTTCTTGTTCGTGGAAGAAGAAGACTTGGAGTCATCATTAATAGAACCAGGACTCGAAGTCCCTGAGCTACTCATCATCTCTCCACTCCTCTCTTTACCAGACCAAAGCTTCGAAAACACTCTAGAAACTCCCAACCCTCCTCCTTTCACCAGCTTCCCTTTAATATTCTCCTGCTGTTGATTCTTTGCGAGTCTTAAACTTGCTAACTCACCCCTCAATGTCTTTATATCTTCCGTGTCCCAAGACTCAGTCTCATCCTCAGTATTCGTCGACCTCGAAGCAGGAATAATCTCAGGCGTGCTGTTTCCCGTTGATGACGAaccgttgttgttgttgttgttgttagctCTTGCCTGTTCAAAGAAGAGCACTTGCACCACCACACGCATTGGTAACCTCTCGTTCTGAACAGCGTGCGCGCAAGCTTCTACTGAGAGCTTCCTACAGTCCATTAGCCTGCAGATTCTCTTCTTCTCGCTCTTGTTGATCTCCGGGTGCTCCTgattaaacaaaaatacaaaaatcttgCTTAGCAAGTTAGGTTTAGGGCTAGGGCAGCACTTAGggtttttcactttcttgtacCTTAAGAAACATGTCGATAGCGCGATAAACACCGTCGTGAGACTGTCTTGGAAAGCCTGAGACCATCTCTGCTATTGCTAGGAACTTCTGAAGAGTCAACTTGTCAGAATCTCTCGATCTTTCAGCTAAGTAACCATCAACAAGCTTGGCAACCGATGCTTTTCTTGTTACATCATCTTCTTCCGAGCGTGATTTCAAGAACACCTCAACTAAGTTCAGCATCAAGTCAACATCATAAAGCATAACATCACTCAAACTAGCCTCATCTAGCCGTTCGCCGACTCTGTTTATCAACCCTGTTTCTTCATCACAGCCAAGAAAGATGGAAGCTCGCAGCAGCTTAGTCAAGAAAGAGGAAGAAACGCTTCGTTTCTCCTCAGGAATCATCTCAATGATGGAACCAACCAAAGCTCTGTACTTAGCATAGTCAGTGATCTGCACTGAGCTACTGCTTTTGCTGAACCCTGGAACCCTTTTGGTCGCATAAGCGTGTAAGGCTTCACCGATAACATCAGCAGAGACTTTTCCTCTTGATTCTATCGTAGCGATCACTCGTTTATACAAATCTATATGAAGATCGCAAAGATCCTCAACCCACCAGTCCCTAGGAACAGCCTGCGGTCTCCTCAAACCGTTGTCgagattcttcttcttgctgTAAGTGTAAGACCATTCGACCCTCGAAGTATCGATGCAAGCCCTAGAGGCGATGGATTCGAGGCAACGACCCGTTAGCTTCAGCTCTTCGGCGTGTGGAGACAGAGCTCTAGTGGTCTGAAGCGTGATGATCGAGTCCTTCCAGCTTTGGAGTATGCTCGAGTTCAAGAACACTTCGATCTTGTAAACGAGATTCCCCTTTTCGACGGTTTCGTGCATCTCAAGAAACTCGGCTGCGCAGCGAGCGGCGACTACGTTGTAAGCGTTTAGTGTGACGGTCATGCCGTAGCAGAACTTAGCGCAGATCTCGAATGAAGCAGCACCGCCGGGGATCTCTGGTATGACGATCTCGTCTTCTTCTTGATGAATCTCGTTGTCTTcgttggatgatgttgctgctATTAGTTTCTGTAAGCGTGCGCTCTTGGACAGCAGTGGAAACTGAAACATACAACTTTAGATTGAATCTTTCtatataaggaaagaaaataagtaTTGAGTGTTGTTTACCTTGTGAAGATAGAACTTGACATCGCCAATGGTTACAATAACATCTGTTGCTAAGTCACTTGATACATATCTTAAATAACACATAAATTAGTTGTCAGAATAAcattttcagatctataacaaatatatagtattttgtTATAACCAAAGTACAAAGAAAAGAGGTTAGGAGTGATTTTAAACACAAACCTAACATTGTCTCCTTCAGATTGAAATGAATCAGGTTTGGATCCAAGTTTCATGAACTTCATGGTCTTGAATTAGTGAAGAGATCTCaaagaaaaaactcaaaaatgtgTCTGGTCAAGAAACAGAGAAGCAAAGACTCTGGAAGAAAAGAAGGGTCTCTCAGATACAACTTAAGGAAACGTTGTTAATGGGAGTTTCACATCTCAAAGAGAACATAGAAAAAGGGGAAAAATACTTAGAGATGCACAAAGCATCCACTATTCCACTCAAAGCTCGAATTTACTGACAGACACACAGagataaactctttttttttttaaataataataatcaaaactCTTCACTCTTTTCTAAGTGCTTCACACATTCACAAACACAGAAACACGTGaaatcctttcttttttttttatccttttcttttattttagtttgtcaaaataaacaaaacgaatccaaagcttgaatctttttttttggttgttgtggGTTGATGGGCGATGGCAAAAGCGTAGTAAACCTGCaagaaccaacaaaaaaaaatggagaaaggtttgaagATTGCTACTTATTCAATAGACAAGATGAATCAAATCTTTTTTGGATGTTTTCTCAAAAGAATCTAACGAAAATATCAGTGGCAGAAatcgtttataaataaaaataatggttctttttttgaaaactaaatcAAGAATTGATTCTGATTCTTTTAAACTCTTAGATCCTCACTTGCAAAGACTATAGTacctttgtttcttttcttcttgagAAAGCAGCTTCAGTTGTTTGAAGAAGCTCTCTTAAACCATGAGCCACCACcagaaaaatatattgatataagTTTCTTGGGGTTAAGGACCGACCCAGATGaggtttatgataaaaaagATTCTTCTTAAGCAATCAAACAGTGACCTTtcgttatataaaaaaaacgatGCTTTTTCTCTGAAAATGAGGAAATTAAAGAGAAAattgaaagagagaagaaggagaagaagaaagaggcaAAGCTGCTTTTCTGTAGAAATGCACGCGAAATCTGACAAAAGCCACTTACTTGAGTGCCCCCTTCTCTTCAGACAAACTTACCTTCTTTTCAGGATATgttttcttctttccttttcacTATctctcttacttttttttttcttttttaccttttttaattaatttctgcttttttattttaaaagaaatgcatgtacgaaatgtaaaataaaaaaatagaagaatgaTTAGAAATATTTCCTATCAAATCTtagcattaaaaatatttttttataacatttataaacattaattgagaatatttaaattaatctaatgtTATTAGTTGATCACTATTGAAAGTATACAgtaaatgtaaataataaatttaattatattaattatatttttaatacgcattgatattttttatatataaatatattttcaaacctaTTTGGACCTAAAGATTCTTTTTGGGTTAAttatcaaagttgtgactttgAATTTGAGATTCTGTTGcaggaaaaaaaatcttactgAACAGATTTATTATGActtcaaatttaattttgtgGATCTGCAAAGACTCGTAGTATAAGataattatatgataaatggTACAATGCATGTGGCAGCCAGTAAGAATCCAATGCATGTTAGCTTATAATCAGCTAGCAGTCGATTCATTGCTGTTTCAGCTTTCACATGGTTTATACATCTCACGAATCGGTTCACGCTATCCAATAGATTTCCCTCTTCGATTACTTTATTGTTTTTGTGTTGTCCTTGATCATACTATAGCATCTACTTTTGATTTTAGAGAGTAAAAGTCTCGACGTCATGAGTGTTTAAGAGTGTTAACTAAGAATAAAACTTATCAGAGTTAAATTCAGGTTTTCCAACCAATCATTCCTACCGAACTTAGGCATGTCTTCATATTACTACTTCTTGTTTGTTGGACATTGCTTATTTCTAGACAAAGAATacataatctttttattttgatctaAAATATTACAAAGGGTGACAAACTGTCTTAATATAACATCCACAATCATATGTAAGTGGATCTCAAAATGATTAAGATGGCATAGAGACAGACTAATTCTGGTGTGTCAAGCTGCAAACCATTTGATCAAATCTTGATATGGAGCCTATAAAATGAAATACTCACTAATTTTGGTGGTTTGAAATTtaagaggttttttttttaaaaacattcgtGTGATTATAGCAAAAGCACATGGACTAATTAAGATTGTAATTGCGAAGAAGTGGCATAAATTTCGAAAAGCACAAAACTAATACTAAAAACACCATTAGGAACAAAGGTTAATGATGATTCTCTCAAGTCTAGTTTCACTTTTGTTCATTTTAATCTGTTAAACttgtgaaaaaataatatatttgaaactaaCTTAATTTTACAGAATGCAAAACCTATGTTAGAGGCTTTGGACATACCTTCCAAATAATATTCAAACCATGAATTGTGGAAAAATGTTAACTTTCTTTTGGGAGGATATCTCCATATAATGTGTGTATCCCGAAATCGCATTAATGCGTTAGATGTATTGAttctttataaagttttacagCGAAATGATTAGAaccaacaaaatataaaaaaaactttaccaACGTATTGAACGTTGAATTGATATGAAACTGGAAAGCTACATGTTACCTAACTATAATATGGACGAGTTGAGTACTCGTGTGAATATGGGAACCACCGAAACGTGGTCCAtgcatctctctttttttcttgttcaaCCAGATTTTATCTCTTCCTTTCCCCAACTATACTCGGTTTATGGTCTATTATTTCGTGCTAAAtgtttattcttatttttattaacgATCAAAGTGATCATAACTATGGAATCTATTCAAATCATTTTCGATAGTTGATATAGACAGTTTAAGTTATATCAAGCATTTGTTTTAATCTTAGATAATACATAAAAAGTTTATATGTATTTTAGATTTTCTGCTGCCAGTCACATTAATCAAAAATCCCACCTAAAtcattaatgtaattttttccttaaaaatattctttataccctctaaataaggaaaaaaatattttttatcaagataaataagtaaataactaAGCTTTTACTTTTAGGAGGAATCTTCTGGCTCAGTCAGAGGGTTCAGGTTCTTGGCGGTAACAAAACTAACAAGAGCGTTGAGGGGTATAAAAAATGGCTACTCCAAAATCGAGAAATCAGAAAAAGTGAAATCTTACGGATTTGATCTTCTTCGCGTGATTTCGCACTCAATCAACAGCGATTGTTCTCCAATCTACATCGATCCGTCCtcaaataattcaatttcacgTAAGATTTTTTTACGATCCCaaatttcctttcttttttttcttttttgcagaTTCGTTGTCCTTGACGATGTTGTTGGATTGCGATGAGATGCTTAGTGGGtttgtctttcttttcttttttatcatTGCAAGTATCGTTATTTTTTTGGATTGTGATTGAAGATTGTTTGCGCACTACGCGCTCGACGAATTGTCTAAGTCAGGGGCTGTTTcctttttcccttttttttttcttttctattacCGAACCCAAAAAAGCTTCTGTGTCTTGTCCTTCTTGTTCGTTAACTGTTTGGATTTTtccttgtctctctctctttaatctttctcCTCTGTATGTTTTTACGTCCTTTGAGATTCACCAAtagattcgttttttttttgtgtggcaGTAAAgaagtctcttttttttttgaagttcatTGTCTGAATCCTGTTTTAACACAGTTGATTGTATAGATAAACTGACAGCATTCTCATTTGCAAGAAAGCTCAATCATTTTGTGACCATGGACCCGCAACATACCGGTGATTTGATGAAGTACTTGTCATTTTGCTAGCTTCTTTGTTACCGGTTTAATTCGGAGAAGCAGAATGAGTTAAAAATTGATATATTGTTGGTTGTAAAATAGGCATTTGGAGAAGCAGAATGAGTTACTCAAGGAAACTCAGAAGACCATGTCACATGAACTCCAAACACTCATGGTAACTTGTTTTAACGAGTTTTGTTATGTAACTAGCGACTAGAGATCCGATGAGTTTTTCTTTCTTCAGgtggaagaagagatgatgaTGCATAAACTATGTGAGCTAATGGTCACTCATCGTAAAAACAAGAAGGTATGCGCTGTTCTCGAAGACCCACCCACTCTTTGAAATATATCCATAAACGTAAAAGTTTAGAGGGGGGCTTAAGAGATCTTGGTTCTTTCGCAGGAAATGAAGAAAACTCAAGAAACAGTTGAATCTTCTGTTGTTACAGTTGAGGCCCAACGCCCACCCATCATATACCAATACAGGAGGAAGAAGAGTAAGGCCCAGCAAAAAACAGTTCAGGTCTCCAATGGATCAGACATCGATAAAGGTTTCTAAAAAgttctaaatattattatttcttcCAAGTTATGTTCTGTTTCTTACTTGTAATCGTTGATTGAATCTCGaatatttttctctctttacaATGAATCTTAAATCTTTGCTTTACATGTATAGAACATATGTATATGCAATCTCTAATTCTAATATGGAATGAAATAATAATGTCATAGAGTAACATCAATAGCCTGCAAAAAGTATGGAGACCCTCCAATTCTCTTGGTGCTCAAAACATTCTTCACCAAAAGTTTCCATCTCTTCTCATCTTTCCTGCTCTGTTTCTTCATCCTCTCTTTGAAGTCACTGCAAAGAGGGACTCTGCATTGCTCCGAGTCGACGCAGATACGCGAATGAAGCTCAAGAAGCTGCCACATTCTCTTGCAGCGGCTGCAACCACCAGGGATTGACCTCAGCTTGCATCCCGCCATATGTTTCAGCAGCTGCTCCAAACCGTCGCAAGCTTGAAACCCGCAAGAGGCGTGCGGGTTTTCGATCTTTGTTGGACCGATCTCTCTGCATCCGTCTCTACATATGTGGACAAAAGCTTCCATTGCATCATACAGCTGAGTGTATGTTTGTATCTCTTTCTGTTTCCTGCTTTTTTGCTTCAAGTTCTGCAAGAAAAAGACATAACTGAATCAGAAAACTGTGAGAGAATAAAACTTAAAGGCTCCAAGATTTGTTTAAATCTTACGTTAAGCTCGTAGGAGACGGAGCGTAAGAGTTCTTTCTGAAGACTAGGGTGGCTTTGTTTCATGGCCTGCCATCCTTCGGAGGTAGAGACTTCTTCAAAGCTATTTAGAATCATTCTGTGGCAGA encodes:
- the LOC106432689 gene encoding BTB/POZ domain-containing protein NPY5; the protein is MKFMKLGSKPDSFQSEGDNVRYVSSDLATDVIVTIGDVKFYLHKFPLLSKSARLQKLIAATSSNEDNEIHQEEDEIVIPEIPGGAASFEICAKFCYGMTVTLNAYNVVAARCAAEFLEMHETVEKGNLVYKIEVFLNSSILQSWKDSIITLQTTRALSPHAEELKLTGRCLESIASRACIDTSRVEWSYTYSKKKNLDNGLRRPQAVPRDWWVEDLCDLHIDLYKRVIATIESRGKVSADVIGEALHAYATKRVPGFSKSSSSVQITDYAKYRALVGSIIEMIPEEKRSVSSSFLTKLLRASIFLGCDEETGLINRVGERLDEASLSDVMLYDVDLMLNLVEVFLKSRSEEDDVTRKASVAKLVDGYLAERSRDSDKLTLQKFLAIAEMVSGFPRQSHDGVYRAIDMFLKEHPEINKSEKKRICRLMDCRKLSVEACAHAVQNERLPMRVVVQVLFFEQARANNNNNNNGSSSTGNSTPEIIPASRSTNTEDETESWDTEDIKTLRGELASLRLAKNQQQENIKGKLVKGGGLGVSRVFSKLWSGKERSGEMMSSSGTSSPGSINDDSKSSSSTNKKH
- the LOC106432698 gene encoding uncharacterized protein LOC106432698 isoform X4: MDPQHTGDLMKHLEKQNELLKETQKTMSHELQTLMVEEEMMMHKLCELMVTHRKNKKEMKKTQETVESSVVTVEAQRPPIIYQYRRKKSKAQQKTVQVSNGSDIDKGF
- the LOC106432698 gene encoding uncharacterized protein LOC106432698 isoform X1, whose protein sequence is MLLDCDEMLNKLTAFSFARKLNHFVTMDPQHTGDLMKHLEKQNELLKETQKTMSHELQTLMVEEEMMMHKLCELMVTHRKNKKEMKKTQETVESSVVTVEAQRPPIIYQYRRKKSKAQQKTVQVSNGSDIDKGF
- the LOC106432697 gene encoding BTB/POZ and TAZ domain-containing protein 5, giving the protein MENINTYSPECSPVNVSLPPPPPPVKSNCGTKLKKSTDMLLQKCNSFASKATRDSWDRMFDEARGADVLIHTDDNGLIYAHSNVIGMASDVIRGMMKQDKKKPHRKSISILGVPHDAVRVFIRFLYSSCYEKQDMEDFAIHLLVLSHVYVVPHLKRVCESHYENTLLNKENVIDVFQLALLCDAPRLALLCHRMILNSFEEVSTSEGWQAMKQSHPSLQKELLRSVSYELNNLKQKSRKQKEIQTYTQLYDAMEAFVHICRDGCREIGPTKIENPHASCGFQACDGLEQLLKHMAGCKLRSIPGGCSRCKRMWQLLELHSRICVDSEQCRVPLCSDFKERMKKQSRKDEKRWKLLVKNVLSTKRIGGSPYFLQAIDVTL
- the LOC106432698 gene encoding uncharacterized protein LOC106432698 isoform X3; its protein translation is MRCLVDKLTAFSFARKLNHFVTMDPQHTGDLMKHLEKQNELLKETQKTMSHELQTLMVEEEMMMHKLCELMVTHRKNKKEMKKTQETVESSVVTVEAQRPPIIYQYRRKKSKAQQKTVQVSNGSDIDKGF
- the LOC106432698 gene encoding uncharacterized protein LOC106432698 isoform X2, with protein sequence MRCLVVDCIDKLTAFSFARKLNHFVTMDPQHTGDLMKHLEKQNELLKETQKTMSHELQTLMVEEEMMMHKLCELMVTHRKNKKEMKKTQETVESSVVTVEAQRPPIIYQYRRKKSKAQQKTVQVSNGSDIDKGF